A region of Acidithiobacillus ferridurans DNA encodes the following proteins:
- a CDS encoding ATP-binding protein yields the protein MGAETARLTGVNIGAEVLAYARLRDVTQIVLGQAQGLRKFLWWWPGSLTAHLLNSERGIDVVIHPLPVKKAIPEDRRLRNQQYLGIVDTSLRRRTRNRAFVISGAIGLALSGLAWSLGAYLGFAGVFMLYMLGAVGTALMYGRWPSLITFIAAVVSYYSFGLDRGLPTTVGSLAYFTLILSLILLISQLVARSREQELMARLRERRARNLYQLVQALSSARGVEGILNASIEKLNQTLGIAAAFWLPPAENADGLLQMFPASTELEAPQRNLRAAARWSFLNKKNAGMSTDTLADIPALFMPMLSGERVLGVMMLSDLDLRRAPADWLRFLETVARLIAVALDSAQASLQRTEADVRLRVEQLQNALLGAVSHDLRTPLAGVLGTATTLSRNAQGLTAEERDLLENIREQTQKMEHTVDRILHMAALQSGRLHIKKEWVPLEDLLVTARDQVKAVCTDRPFQARIPKDLPLLLVDPQLMVQVLTNLLENACKYSPSGRAIELEAYANDAEITVCVIDHGFGVPPGREEEIFTRFSQVQPPVGLGGSGLGLAICAAIIELHGGRIWVRNRVAVRGAVFCFTVLREPEPPMPSDGD from the coding sequence TTGGGTGCGGAAACCGCACGTCTGACCGGAGTAAATATCGGCGCGGAGGTTTTGGCATATGCGCGGCTGCGCGACGTCACCCAGATTGTACTGGGACAGGCGCAAGGCCTGCGCAAGTTTCTTTGGTGGTGGCCCGGTTCTTTGACGGCCCATCTGTTGAACAGCGAGCGCGGCATCGATGTGGTAATTCATCCATTGCCGGTAAAAAAAGCCATACCCGAAGATCGCCGCCTGCGGAATCAACAATACCTTGGCATCGTGGACACCTCCCTGCGCCGCCGCACTCGGAATCGCGCCTTTGTGATCAGCGGGGCCATAGGTCTTGCTTTAAGCGGTCTGGCATGGTCTTTGGGGGCCTACCTGGGTTTTGCCGGAGTGTTCATGCTCTATATGCTGGGCGCGGTGGGCACCGCCCTGATGTATGGTCGCTGGCCCTCCCTCATCACGTTCATTGCCGCCGTGGTGAGCTACTATTCATTTGGATTGGATCGCGGTTTGCCAACCACAGTGGGCTCGCTTGCTTATTTTACGCTGATCCTCTCTCTGATCCTGCTCATCAGTCAGCTGGTGGCGCGATCCCGCGAGCAGGAACTCATGGCCCGGCTCCGCGAGCGGCGCGCTCGCAATCTCTATCAATTGGTTCAGGCGCTCAGCAGTGCCCGTGGCGTCGAGGGGATTCTGAACGCCAGCATCGAGAAGTTGAACCAGACCCTGGGTATTGCGGCCGCATTCTGGCTGCCGCCTGCGGAAAACGCGGATGGTCTTTTGCAGATGTTTCCAGCGTCCACCGAACTGGAAGCTCCGCAACGCAACCTGCGGGCTGCTGCCCGGTGGAGTTTTCTGAATAAAAAGAACGCCGGGATGAGCACCGATACGCTGGCGGATATTCCCGCACTGTTTATGCCCATGCTGTCTGGTGAGCGGGTGCTGGGGGTCATGATGCTGTCGGATCTCGACCTGCGCCGGGCTCCTGCCGACTGGTTGCGCTTTCTCGAAACAGTAGCGCGGCTCATCGCGGTGGCTCTGGATTCGGCGCAAGCTTCTCTTCAGCGTACTGAAGCCGATGTCCGTTTGCGGGTCGAGCAATTGCAAAATGCGCTTTTAGGCGCCGTTTCCCATGATCTCCGGACGCCTTTGGCTGGCGTGTTGGGCACCGCGACGACACTTTCGCGCAATGCGCAGGGCCTGACTGCCGAGGAGCGTGATCTCCTGGAGAATATTCGCGAGCAAACCCAAAAGATGGAACATACCGTGGACCGCATTCTGCATATGGCCGCATTGCAGTCCGGGCGACTCCATATCAAGAAAGAATGGGTTCCCCTGGAAGACCTGCTGGTTACCGCACGCGATCAGGTTAAGGCCGTATGCACTGATCGTCCTTTTCAGGCGCGGATACCCAAAGATTTGCCATTGCTCCTCGTGGATCCGCAACTTATGGTGCAAGTGCTCACCAACCTGCTGGAAAATGCTTGTAAATATAGCCCGAGTGGCCGCGCTATCGAACTGGAAGCCTATGCGAACGATGCCGAGATCACCGTTTGCGTCATCGACCACGGCTTTGGCGTACCACCGGGCCGCGAAGAGGAAATATTTACCCGCTTCAGCCAGGTCCAGCCACCCGTCGGACTGGGTGGTAGCGGACTGGGCCTCGCCATTTGTGCGGCTATTATAGAGTTGCATGGCGGACGTATCTGGGTGCGTAACCGGGTCGCAGTGCGCGGTGCGGTGTTTTGTTTTACCGTACTTCGGGAGCCCGAGCCGCCTATGCCGTCTGACGGAGATTAA
- a CDS encoding sensor histidine kinase KdpD: MSTEDRKDGRPDPDALLAQVQQEEQARQRGRLKIFFGAAPGVGKTYAMLRYGQQEMAKGVDVLVGVVETHQRSETQALADALPTLPRVHIPYKNVVLEEFDLDAALARRPGLLLLDELAHSNAPGSRHKKRWQDLEELLDAGLSVATTVNVQHLESVHEVVQQITGIQVQETLPDQIIQQADEVILVDISDEDLLQRLKEGKVYLGDRGQRAMTHFFRKGNLIALRQLALRLAADRVDLELRQFHQQNPEEGRRSGSRDRLLVAVSGRPEDEHLVRAAYHLATAQRADWLVIHVDTPRGLLQNPRPRHGYGITCILRKVWVRKPHV; this comes from the coding sequence ATGTCGACTGAAGATCGCAAAGACGGACGACCCGATCCGGATGCCCTGCTGGCACAGGTACAGCAGGAGGAGCAGGCGCGCCAGCGCGGCCGCCTCAAGATTTTCTTTGGTGCCGCCCCGGGCGTTGGGAAGACCTACGCCATGTTGCGCTACGGGCAACAGGAGATGGCCAAGGGGGTGGACGTTTTGGTGGGCGTCGTCGAAACCCACCAGCGCAGTGAAACTCAAGCGTTGGCTGATGCCCTGCCGACGTTACCGCGAGTGCATATTCCCTATAAAAACGTTGTGCTTGAAGAGTTTGATCTGGACGCGGCGCTTGCCCGTCGTCCCGGACTGCTCCTCTTGGACGAACTCGCCCACAGCAACGCCCCTGGCTCTCGCCACAAGAAGCGCTGGCAGGATCTGGAGGAACTGCTGGACGCGGGTCTTTCCGTGGCGACCACGGTGAATGTTCAGCATCTGGAGAGCGTTCACGAGGTCGTCCAGCAGATTACCGGGATACAGGTTCAGGAGACCCTGCCGGATCAGATCATTCAGCAGGCCGATGAAGTGATTCTGGTAGATATCAGTGACGAGGATCTTTTGCAACGGCTGAAGGAGGGCAAGGTGTACCTGGGCGATCGCGGTCAGCGCGCGATGACGCATTTTTTCCGTAAAGGCAACCTCATCGCCCTGAGGCAATTGGCATTGCGACTGGCAGCGGACCGGGTTGATCTGGAACTGCGACAGTTTCATCAACAGAATCCGGAGGAGGGGCGACGTAGCGGAAGCCGGGATCGTTTGCTGGTAGCCGTGAGTGGCCGCCCGGAAGATGAGCATCTGGTGCGCGCGGCATATCACCTGGCGACCGCCCAACGGGCCGACTGGTTGGTGATTCATGTGGACACTCCACGCGGCCTGCTGCAGAACCCCAGACCCAGGCATGGATATGGAATCACCTGCATCTTGCGGAAAGTTTGGGTGCGGAAACCGCACGTCTGA
- a CDS encoding K(+)-transporting ATPase subunit F, which translates to MNAFVWIGLGLGAMLFIYLLVFLISPERFL; encoded by the coding sequence ATGAACGCTTTTGTGTGGATAGGCCTCGGATTGGGCGCCATGCTCTTCATCTATCTCTTGGTATTCCTGATTAGTCCGGAGCGCTTCCTATGA
- the kdpA gene encoding potassium-transporting ATPase subunit KdpA yields the protein MISTIILTAAVLLLTILLALPLGRYMHRVYAGDRFWATRLMGPVERGLYRVIGVSASEEMDWKRYAIALLIFNLIGGVFLYALLLAQGALPLNPLHFGGVQGGSAFNTAVSFLTNTNWQDYSGGSTMSYLSQMLGLTVQNFLSAATGITIVLPIIRAIARHKTKDLGNFWVDMTRTVLYVLLPLSALFALILMEQGVVQTLTGEVRADLVAPFVSGGKTILHQIMHVGPVASQEAIMMLGNNGGGFFNMNDAHPFENPTALTNFLETLAMILIPSALVFLFGHMAKAKRTAWAILISMLVLFIPLTLVSQHYELAGNPVLTQLGTSQANTASLAGGGNMEGVEDRIGAGATALFATLATATSTGAANGAYDSLMPLSGGVNLFLMQLGEVVFGGVGSGLATFLAFMIFAVFLGGLMVGRTPEFLGKKIESFEIKMASLSILVMPLLVLIGTALAVTTVAGRAGVFNPGAHGFSEVLYAVTSPANNNGSAFGGLSSNTRFYNLLTGMCMLLGRYWTYLPLLALAGALVEKKKIPAGSGTLTTYTPIFIGLTVGVILLVGALNFFPALALGPIAEQLAPLATLTH from the coding sequence ATGATATCTACCATCATACTGACAGCCGCGGTTTTGCTGTTGACCATTCTGCTGGCCTTGCCGCTGGGACGCTATATGCATCGCGTCTATGCGGGTGATCGATTCTGGGCGACACGCCTGATGGGTCCCGTGGAGCGGGGACTGTACCGCGTCATCGGTGTTTCGGCGAGCGAGGAAATGGATTGGAAGCGCTACGCCATCGCCCTGTTGATCTTTAACCTGATCGGTGGCGTTTTTCTCTATGCCTTGTTGTTGGCGCAAGGCGCGCTGCCCCTGAATCCTTTACACTTCGGTGGCGTCCAGGGTGGCTCCGCATTCAATACTGCGGTGAGCTTTCTCACCAATACCAACTGGCAGGATTACTCCGGTGGCTCGACCATGAGCTATCTCTCGCAGATGCTGGGCTTGACCGTGCAGAATTTCCTCTCGGCGGCGACGGGTATCACCATCGTCCTGCCCATCATTCGCGCGATCGCCCGTCATAAAACCAAGGATCTCGGCAATTTCTGGGTCGACATGACCCGCACCGTTTTATACGTGCTGCTTCCCCTCTCCGCGCTCTTTGCGTTGATTCTCATGGAACAGGGTGTGGTCCAGACCCTCACCGGCGAGGTGCGGGCGGATCTTGTTGCCCCCTTTGTATCCGGCGGCAAGACCATTCTTCATCAGATAATGCATGTGGGACCGGTAGCCTCTCAAGAGGCCATCATGATGCTCGGCAACAATGGGGGCGGTTTCTTCAATATGAACGACGCCCACCCTTTTGAAAATCCCACCGCGCTTACCAACTTTCTAGAAACCCTGGCCATGATTCTCATCCCCTCCGCACTCGTGTTCCTATTTGGGCATATGGCCAAGGCCAAGCGCACGGCATGGGCTATCCTGATTTCCATGCTGGTGCTTTTTATCCCGCTGACGCTCGTAAGTCAGCACTATGAACTGGCCGGGAACCCCGTGCTTACCCAGTTGGGGACCTCCCAGGCCAACACCGCGAGTCTTGCCGGTGGTGGCAATATGGAGGGAGTGGAAGACCGTATCGGCGCTGGCGCGACCGCGCTCTTTGCAACATTGGCCACTGCGACCTCTACGGGGGCGGCCAACGGCGCCTACGATTCCCTCATGCCATTGTCCGGGGGGGTAAACCTTTTTCTGATGCAATTGGGTGAGGTCGTGTTTGGCGGTGTCGGTTCCGGTCTCGCCACTTTCCTCGCCTTCATGATTTTTGCGGTTTTTCTCGGTGGTCTCATGGTGGGACGCACGCCGGAGTTTCTCGGCAAGAAGATCGAGTCCTTTGAAATAAAAATGGCCTCTCTCTCCATACTGGTCATGCCGTTGCTGGTGTTGATCGGTACCGCCCTCGCCGTCACCACGGTGGCGGGGCGGGCCGGTGTATTCAATCCCGGGGCGCACGGTTTCAGCGAAGTGCTCTATGCCGTAACAAGTCCGGCCAACAACAATGGCAGCGCATTCGGCGGTCTGAGCAGCAACACGCGGTTCTACAACCTGCTTACCGGCATGTGCATGCTGCTGGGCCGGTACTGGACCTATCTGCCGTTGCTGGCGCTGGCGGGTGCCCTGGTCGAGAAAAAGAAAATCCCCGCAGGATCGGGGACACTGACGACTTACACGCCTATTTTCATTGGCCTGACGGTGGGCGTCATTCTCCTGGTTGGCGCGCTCAACTTCTTTCCGGCGCTGGCGCTGGGTCCGATTGCAGAGCAACTGGCGCCCCTTGCCACCCTGACTCATTAA
- a CDS encoding HAD-IC family P-type ATPase, with the protein MESIHHKHAASPIHWKDQSRGALWDSFSMLSPRRQLRNPVMFVVYVGSWLLLALFFHDLIVHNSEAPFTAVIDLWLWLTLIFANFAEALAERQGEAQANSLRQSRQEVTAKKLPKPVREASYKEVPGASLRSGDFVLIEAGDLVPTDGEAVAGVAAVDESAITGESAPVIRESGGDRSAVTGGTRVISDWLIIRVTQEAGHTFLDKMIAMVEGAARRKTPNEIALSILLVVLTLVFLVVTVTLFPFSWYSVHYAGHSGSVISLTVLVALLVCLIPTTIGALLPAIGIAGIVRLLQSNVVATSGRAIEAAGDVDVLLLDKTGTITYGNRSAAAFYPVLAVTQEILAQAARRASLADETPEGKSIVTLADKHYPQSREALPPEAQLIPFTAETRMSGVDWNGQQLRKGSPDAMKAWVQSLGAPGLTSWTA; encoded by the coding sequence ATGGAATCTATCCACCATAAACATGCGGCATCTCCGATCCACTGGAAAGATCAGAGCCGGGGCGCCCTCTGGGACAGCTTCAGCATGCTCTCCCCGCGTCGCCAGTTGCGCAATCCGGTGATGTTCGTCGTCTACGTCGGCTCCTGGCTGCTCCTGGCCCTCTTTTTTCACGATCTGATCGTGCATAACAGTGAAGCGCCTTTTACCGCTGTGATCGACCTCTGGCTCTGGCTCACACTGATTTTTGCCAATTTTGCCGAAGCGCTGGCCGAGCGTCAGGGCGAGGCCCAGGCCAACAGTTTGCGGCAGAGCCGGCAGGAAGTTACGGCCAAAAAACTGCCGAAACCGGTGCGCGAGGCGAGCTATAAGGAGGTTCCCGGCGCCAGCCTGCGCAGCGGCGACTTTGTCCTGATAGAAGCGGGAGACCTCGTCCCCACCGACGGCGAGGCGGTGGCGGGGGTCGCCGCCGTCGATGAAAGCGCCATCACGGGCGAGAGCGCACCCGTCATCCGCGAAAGCGGTGGTGATCGTAGCGCGGTGACCGGCGGTACCCGGGTGATCTCGGACTGGCTCATCATCCGGGTAACGCAGGAGGCCGGACACACCTTCCTCGACAAAATGATCGCCATGGTGGAAGGAGCGGCACGGCGCAAAACCCCCAACGAAATCGCCTTGAGCATCCTGCTGGTGGTGTTGACGCTGGTCTTTCTCGTGGTCACCGTCACCCTCTTTCCGTTTTCCTGGTACAGCGTGCATTATGCCGGCCACTCCGGATCGGTGATCAGCCTGACGGTGCTGGTAGCCTTGCTGGTCTGCCTGATTCCCACCACCATCGGAGCGCTATTACCCGCTATCGGTATTGCCGGCATCGTGCGCTTGCTGCAGAGCAATGTGGTGGCGACTTCCGGGCGTGCCATCGAGGCGGCGGGTGACGTGGATGTGCTGCTTCTCGATAAAACCGGCACCATTACCTACGGCAACCGATCCGCAGCGGCGTTTTACCCCGTTTTAGCGGTTACCCAGGAAATCCTCGCGCAGGCGGCCCGCCGCGCCTCTTTGGCCGATGAGACGCCGGAGGGCAAAAGTATCGTGACCCTTGCCGACAAACATTACCCGCAAAGCCGGGAAGCCTTGCCACCGGAAGCCCAATTGATCCCTTTTACTGCCGAAACCCGCATGAGTGGGGTGGACTGGAATGGGCAGCAATTGCGTAAGGGATCTCCCGACGCCATGAAGGCGTGGGTCCAGTCGCTGGGGGCACCTGGCCTAACGAGCTGGACGGCATAG
- a CDS encoding HAD-IC family P-type ATPase, with translation MVCSGAAVLGAIELRDIVKADIKSRFAELRAMGIRTVMVTGDNPLTAAAIAAEAGVDDYLAEAKPETKLARIREYQNEGYMVAMTGDGTNDSPALAQADVGLCMASGTQAAREASNMVDMDSNPTKLLEIVQIGKQLLMTRGALTTFSVANDVAKYFAIIPAAFVSTYPQLSALNIMDLSSPTHAIMAAVIFNALIIPFLIPLALKGIKFRADSAQHILRRNVWIYGLGGVIAPFIFIKLIDMLLVVL, from the coding sequence GTGGTCTGCTCTGGCGCAGCGGTATTGGGTGCCATCGAGTTGCGGGACATCGTCAAAGCCGACATCAAATCGCGCTTTGCCGAATTGCGGGCGATGGGTATCCGCACCGTCATGGTGACCGGCGACAATCCGTTGACTGCCGCCGCCATTGCCGCTGAAGCGGGGGTCGATGATTATCTCGCGGAAGCCAAACCGGAAACCAAGCTCGCGCGCATTCGAGAATACCAGAATGAGGGTTACATGGTCGCGATGACCGGCGATGGCACCAACGATTCCCCGGCTCTTGCTCAAGCGGATGTCGGACTTTGTATGGCCAGTGGTACCCAGGCGGCGCGCGAAGCCTCCAACATGGTCGACATGGACTCCAACCCCACCAAGCTTCTGGAGATCGTCCAGATCGGCAAGCAACTGCTGATGACTCGCGGCGCCCTTACCACCTTCAGTGTGGCGAACGATGTGGCCAAATACTTCGCCATCATCCCGGCGGCGTTCGTGTCGACTTACCCCCAATTGAGCGCGCTGAACATCATGGATTTGAGCTCACCCACTCATGCCATCATGGCCGCGGTCATCTTCAACGCGCTCATCATCCCCTTTCTGATTCCTCTGGCCCTCAAAGGCATCAAGTTCCGTGCCGACTCGGCACAGCACATCCTGCGCCGCAACGTGTGGATCTACGGATTGGGCGGCGTTATTGCGCCATTTATCTTTATCAAGTTGATAGACATGCTGCTGGTTGTGCTGTAG
- the kdpC gene encoding potassium-transporting ATPase subunit KdpC has protein sequence MIKDIKTALLLFLILAVMTGLIYPLAMTGIGQVVFPHQANGSLIRQHGRVVGSSLIGQYFREPQYFWSRPSATSPVPYNGAGSSASNLGPNNPVLAQHVAARIKALEAADPAEKGPVPVDLVTSSASGLDPDISIAAARYQIPRIAQAGGIAAATLRHLVQQNTTEPLLGFIGEPVVNVVKLNLALHARYVAAHVATGSLTKGPQS, from the coding sequence ATGATCAAAGACATCAAAACCGCGCTGTTGCTGTTCCTGATTCTGGCCGTGATGACCGGCCTGATCTATCCCTTGGCCATGACGGGTATCGGTCAGGTGGTGTTTCCCCATCAGGCCAACGGCTCGCTCATTCGTCAGCATGGACGGGTCGTGGGCTCCAGCCTCATTGGTCAGTATTTCCGCGAACCGCAGTATTTCTGGAGCCGCCCTTCGGCGACTTCACCGGTACCATACAACGGGGCGGGGTCCAGTGCCTCCAATCTGGGTCCGAACAATCCTGTTCTGGCACAGCACGTGGCGGCGCGGATCAAGGCCCTTGAAGCCGCCGATCCCGCGGAAAAGGGGCCGGTTCCGGTGGATCTCGTGACTTCCTCGGCGAGCGGGCTTGACCCGGATATCAGCATCGCCGCGGCGCGCTATCAAATCCCGCGCATTGCGCAGGCTGGCGGTATCGCCGCCGCAACGTTGCGCCACTTGGTCCAGCAAAATACGACGGAACCGTTGCTGGGTTTCATCGGAGAACCGGTGGTCAATGTGGTGAAGCTCAACCTCGCGTTGCATGCGCGATATGTCGCCGCACATGTGGCAACGGGATCCCTCACGAAAGGGCCACAATCATGA
- the proB gene encoding glutamate 5-kinase, with protein MRMNTVGKTTLHSVVPDRAALQQHARRWVIKIGSSLLTQDGQRLDLSAMQNFVQQILRLRADDIEVVLVSSGSVSAGKCHLGWAQKMTTTEERQAAASVGQSALIHAYENLLAEGGTHCGQILLTRDNFRDRKRLKKTRSAIEMLLRMQMLPIINENDVIADLDNALGNNDHLAALVSNVWHADLMVLLTDQSGLFTADPRARPDAEMITEGMAGDPRFERMAGGSGGTVGTGGMLTKIHAATHAARSGATTLIADARIPDVLLRLHKGALLGTFLRSGKFDRKLRRDAWTRLQIHHGQQWVIHPVRRVKDEVVSFYSETLPFTAIPIFNGQ; from the coding sequence ATGCGCATGAATACCGTCGGTAAAACGACACTGCATTCCGTAGTGCCCGACCGTGCAGCGCTACAGCAGCACGCACGCCGCTGGGTTATCAAGATCGGGAGCAGTCTGCTGACTCAAGACGGCCAACGACTGGATTTGTCGGCCATGCAGAACTTTGTGCAGCAAATACTGCGACTTCGCGCCGACGATATTGAGGTCGTATTAGTTTCCTCCGGTTCCGTCAGTGCCGGCAAATGTCACCTGGGATGGGCACAGAAGATGACCACCACCGAAGAGCGTCAGGCGGCGGCCAGCGTGGGGCAATCCGCCCTGATTCATGCTTATGAGAATCTCCTGGCCGAGGGAGGGACGCATTGCGGGCAAATACTGCTGACGCGCGATAACTTCAGAGATCGGAAGCGCCTCAAGAAGACCCGGTCCGCCATCGAAATGCTCTTGAGAATGCAGATGTTGCCCATTATCAATGAGAACGATGTGATCGCCGATCTGGATAATGCTCTGGGCAACAACGACCATTTGGCCGCCCTGGTCAGCAACGTCTGGCATGCCGACCTGATGGTATTGCTGACCGATCAATCAGGGCTATTTACAGCCGACCCGCGCGCACGGCCTGATGCCGAAATGATCACAGAAGGTATGGCGGGTGACCCACGGTTTGAGCGTATGGCGGGTGGAAGCGGTGGCACCGTGGGTACCGGCGGGATGCTCACCAAAATACACGCCGCCACCCATGCGGCGCGCTCTGGTGCGACCACGCTCATTGCCGATGCCCGAATCCCGGATGTGCTCCTGCGCTTGCACAAGGGAGCACTTTTGGGGACGTTTCTGCGTTCTGGAAAATTCGACCGGAAATTGCGTCGGGATGCCTGGACACGTCTTCAGATCCACCACGGCCAACAGTGGGTGATCCATCCCGTGCGCCGGGTAAAAGATGAGGTGGTGTCTTTTTATTCGGAAACGCTGCCTTTTACCGCAATACCAATATTCAACGGCCAATAA
- a CDS encoding porin, producing MNRFTTKKAPRTGSKLALTILPLAVLSTLAMVSDTAQAAPFALPAPLSFDAGPLGKLDVQGVLSGYGVWQDNKFAGSGNPGNKSASADISNGQVIIQKNSGLVQFYLQAGAYNVMTLGSSYFSTGTFTQNTFGALPVGYLEIAPTDNFNVQIGKLPTLIGAEYTFSYQNWNIERGLLWGQENAVNKGIQANYTMGPVTASLSWNDGFYSDRFNWVTGALTWAINKENSVFFQAGSNMGHTNFAYSSIATTPLQNNESIYDLGYTHTGANLVVTPYVQYTSVPASAIQALGAGTRKTSTFGAAILADYSLTDKISVAGRVEYISNSGTATDGAANLTGFGPGSHAWSLTVTPTYQDGGFFARAELSYVTASMQSGTGFSGTNGLAQNQLRGMVETGFMF from the coding sequence ATGAACCGCTTCACCACGAAAAAAGCCCCTCGCACCGGTAGCAAACTGGCTTTAACAATCCTGCCACTGGCGGTTTTGTCCACACTGGCGATGGTATCAGACACCGCTCAAGCCGCCCCCTTCGCATTGCCAGCCCCCCTGAGCTTTGACGCCGGGCCCTTGGGCAAACTTGATGTCCAAGGGGTGTTGAGCGGCTATGGCGTCTGGCAGGACAACAAGTTCGCAGGATCAGGCAATCCTGGCAACAAGTCTGCGTCCGCCGACATCAGCAACGGTCAGGTGATCATCCAGAAGAACTCCGGTCTGGTGCAATTTTATCTGCAGGCAGGGGCGTATAACGTCATGACCCTGGGCTCCAGCTATTTCTCCACCGGTACCTTCACTCAGAACACCTTCGGCGCCCTGCCGGTCGGTTATCTTGAAATCGCCCCCACCGATAACTTCAATGTCCAGATCGGCAAACTCCCGACCCTGATCGGCGCCGAATACACCTTCAGCTACCAGAACTGGAACATCGAGCGCGGCCTGCTCTGGGGCCAGGAGAATGCCGTCAACAAAGGCATCCAGGCCAATTACACCATGGGGCCGGTCACCGCTTCCTTGTCTTGGAATGACGGTTTCTACTCCGATCGCTTCAACTGGGTGACGGGCGCCCTGACCTGGGCCATCAACAAGGAAAACAGTGTCTTCTTCCAGGCTGGCAGCAATATGGGACATACGAATTTCGCCTATTCGTCCATTGCCACCACGCCGCTACAGAACAACGAGAGCATTTACGACCTGGGTTATACCCATACCGGCGCAAACCTCGTCGTGACGCCTTATGTGCAGTATACCAGCGTGCCGGCGAGCGCAATTCAGGCGCTGGGTGCCGGCACCAGAAAGACCAGCACCTTCGGTGCCGCCATTCTTGCCGATTACAGCCTGACGGACAAAATCTCCGTCGCCGGGCGGGTGGAGTACATCAGCAACTCCGGCACTGCTACAGATGGTGCCGCCAACCTCACCGGCTTCGGCCCCGGTTCCCATGCCTGGTCGCTGACCGTGACGCCGACTTATCAGGACGGCGGCTTTTTCGCTCGGGCCGAGCTTTCTTATGTTACAGCATCCATGCAGAGCGGCACTGGTTTCTCGGGTACCAACGGCCTCGCCCAGAACCAACTCCGGGGCATGGTCGAAACCGGCTTCATGTTCTAA